The Horticoccus luteus DNA window ATTTACGACGAGGCCGGGATGCACCTCCACGTCGCGCATGTAGGCGCGGCGGGCGACGTCGAACTCACCGTCGAAACCGAGCACGAGATTCGCGCGTTCAACGTGCTGCCGCACCGGCGCGGCGGCGCCCGTCGCTGCACGGGACGCCGCCTCACTTTCACAAGCGGCATCGACGCCCCGCGCTATTTCATCGTCCGCGTCGACGCGTTGCCGCCGCTCATGATCGTGATCGACGATCCCGTTCTCGACGCCTGTCCGGCCGATCCATCCTCGGTCGTCGACGCGACGTCCTTCCTCACCTCAACGTGCGCGACCAGCGACCGTTTGCCCCAAGGCCCGGAGAGCGCACGCATCCCGCGCGCTGCCGTCGACGTCCCGCCCAAGTCGTCCGCGCATGTCACGTCGTCCATTGATCACACGGCCGATCTGCAGCGCGCCCTCGCCGCCGTCGACGGCACGGGTCGCACCCTCGTTGTGCCGCCGGGCGTTTACACCATCTCGCAACTTCACCTGCGCGGCGCCCGCGACTTTCGCCTCCATCTCGCCGCCGGATGCCTGATCAAAGTCCGCCCCAGCGCGCCCGGCGCCAACGAGCACCGCCATGGTCTCTGGCTGGAAAACTGCGAACGCGTTTCCATCACCGGCCTCGGCTGCATCGATCACCAAGCCTACGAACATTTCGCCGTCGCGGGAAACGACTACCAGCACGGCCTGGTCGATTACTACACGGCCAACGACCTCGCGCCGTGGATCACGCAATCCCCCCTCTTCATCACCGGCTCGCGCCACATCGCAATCACCGGCGTCACCCTTCGCAACGGCCGCAACTTCAACCTCAATTGCCGCAACTGCGACGACGTGCAAATCCGGCACGTCAAAATCCTCACGCCGCCCGCCTGCACGCCCGAATACGCCGACGGCATCAACACCGGAAGCTGCCAGCGTGTGCTCATCGAGGATTGTCTGGTCGCCGCCAACGACGACGCGTTTGCCTCCGGCCACTACTTCTCATCCTACGATCGCCGCCCTGCCTCCCATCACGTCGTCCGCCGCCTCCTCGGCTGGAATCTCCGCGGCAGCGGCGTGCGCCTCGGATTTTACGCCGCGCACGATCAAGGCGACTTCGTCTTCGACCAGTGCGACTTCGTCGGCCAGGCCCACACCTCCGTGCTGGTTCACGCCTTGCAACGTCGCCCGGACGGTTCGCCGGCCCGCTACGGCACGATCCGCTTTGAAAACTGCTGCTTCGATGCGGCCCACCTGCACACGTTGCTCAGCATCGAAGGCGCGACGATCGAGCGCCTGGAATTTTGCCGCGTCGCTTTCGACGACGCGCCAGCCTCCCTCGCGGTCGACCTGGCCGGTGCGCCGGACCATCCTATCGCGGCGCTGCTTTTCGCGGACGTGACCGTAAACGGCCGTCTCGTTCGCTCCCCCGCCGATCTCCCCGGCCGCATCGCGCACGTCGCCCGCGTGGAATTTCGCTGACTCCTCGACACGCCGCGCAAGAGCCCGGCGCGACGCGCTGCTCCCCAGCGGGGTTGATCAATTCACGCCGGCGGCCGGATGCGCGCGATCGAGCGTGTCGTCGCTCCGCGGCGCATACGGCTCGATCGCCGCCCGCAATTCCGCGAGCTTTGCCGGCTTGGCGATGAAGCCGTTCATCCCCGCCTCCACGCAACGATTGCGCTCCTCCACGAGTGCCGCCGCGGTCAACGCCACGACCGGCAACACCGAGGCGCGCCGCCGCTGCTCGTCGGGCTCCGTCGCCCACGCGCGCAGCCGCCGCGTGGTTTCCCAACCGTCGAGTTTCGGCATGTGGCAATCCATCAGCACCACATTCGGCAACGCCCCTCCCACCAACGCCGCGAGCGCTTCCTCTCCATTTTGCGCGAGTGTATAGCGGCAGCCGAGCGTCATGAGCTGCGCCGCGAGGATGCGTTGATTCACCAGATTGTCCTCCACGATCAGCACATCCAGATTGAGATCGCCGCCGGGTGTTTCCGCGACGATCTCCTTTTCTGCTTCGGCCGCGCGCGGAAACGTGAGCGTGAAGAAAAACGCCGAGCCGCGTCCCGGCGTGCTTTCGACTTCCAGCGCTCCGTGCATCAAACGCACCAGATGCCCGCTGATCGCGAGCCCCAGACCGCTGCCGCCGAAGCGCCGCGTGGTCGACGTATCCGCCTGCATGAAGCGCTCGAACAGTCGCGCGAGCGTCCCTTTGTCCATGCCGATCCCGGTGTCGCGCACTTCGAAGCGCACTCGCAACGGTTGCCC harbors:
- a CDS encoding glycosyl hydrolase family 28 protein, with amino-acid sequence MILDYGFASDVASRSFRLTANGAPVKVAETPPMSAAERAQLCAHYRTLPSYCHIYDEAGMHLHVAHVGAAGDVELTVETEHEIRAFNVLPHRRGGARRCTGRRLTFTSGIDAPRYFIVRVDALPPLMIVIDDPVLDACPADPSSVVDATSFLTSTCATSDRLPQGPESARIPRAAVDVPPKSSAHVTSSIDHTADLQRALAAVDGTGRTLVVPPGVYTISQLHLRGARDFRLHLAAGCLIKVRPSAPGANEHRHGLWLENCERVSITGLGCIDHQAYEHFAVAGNDYQHGLVDYYTANDLAPWITQSPLFITGSRHIAITGVTLRNGRNFNLNCRNCDDVQIRHVKILTPPACTPEYADGINTGSCQRVLIEDCLVAANDDAFASGHYFSSYDRRPASHHVVRRLLGWNLRGSGVRLGFYAAHDQGDFVFDQCDFVGQAHTSVLVHALQRRPDGSPARYGTIRFENCCFDAAHLHTLLSIEGATIERLEFCRVAFDDAPASLAVDLAGAPDHPIAALLFADVTVNGRLVRSPADLPGRIAHVARVEFR